Proteins encoded in a region of the Botrytis cinerea B05.10 chromosome 11, complete sequence genome:
- the Bcrpc10 gene encoding Bcrpc10, translated as MSDDYQVPTSVPATNPTQAPNPYGASGVLGDGPAIKYLCGDCNASVMLKRGDPIRCKECGHRVLYKERTSRMVQFEAR; from the exons ATGTCAGACGATTACCAAGTACCCACCTCGGTCCCAGCGACAAACCCCACACAAGCCCCCAATCCATATGGCGCATCCGGAGTTTTGGGCGATGGACCTGCGATCAAGTATTTGTGCGGCGATTGCAATGCGAGTGTGATGTTGAAGAGAGGCGATCCCATTAGATGCAAAGAGTGCGGCCATCGTGTTCTGTACAAGGAGAGAACTTCCAG AATGGTTCAATTCGAGGCAAGATGA
- the Bcnpa3 gene encoding Bcnpa3 has translation MADSKKPEASKPVSIVCVGMAGSGKTTFMQRINSHLHGKKEPPYVLNLDPAVRNVPFESNIDIRDSVNYQEVMKSYNLGPNGGILTSLNLFATKIDQILTVLEKRTTPDPEKPDATPIKHILVDTPGQIEVFVWSASGSILLDSLASTFPTVIAYIIDTPRTSSTSTFMSNMLYACSILYKTKLPMILVFNKTDVKDAEFAKEWMTDFESFQAALREEEEAGSFGGLEGGAGGLGGGSGYMGSLLNSMSLMLEEFYSHLSVVGVSSMTGAGIDEFFEAVSEKAEEFERDYKPELERRRKQRDAEKEENRGKELDKLMKDMAVSGEPSSSKATGPPNAKPSTDMDTLSDMEDSDDDLAAGGDDDEDGGDNIEGLSSRYKAALADGGGPSNADDHSFTRYIRASQMNNMQ, from the exons ATGGCAGATTCTAAAAAACCAGAGGCTTCTAAGCCTGTTTCTATTGTGTGTGTAGGCATGGCTG GTTCTGGTAAAACTACCTTCATGCAACGAATAAACTCTCATCTACACGGCAAGAAAGAGCCTCCGTATGTTCTCAACCTGGATCCCGCTGTACGAAACGTTCCATTTGAGAGTAACATCGATATCCGCGACTCTGTCAACTATCAAGAAGTGATGAAAAGTTACAATCTCGGACCAAACGGAGGAATTCTCACATCACTCAATCTCTTTGCCACAAAAATTGATCAGATCTTGACCGTACTCGAAAAGCGCACTACTCCCGATCCCGAGAAGCCAGATGCGACTCCTATCAAACATATTTTGGTCGATACGCCAGGtcaaattgaagttttcGTTTGGAGTGCTTCAGGAAGCATCTTATTGGATTCTTTGGCTTCGACTTTCCCGACGGTGATCGCATATATCATCGATACACCAAGAACGTCATCTACGAGTACTTTTATGAGTAACATGTTGTATGCATGCagtattttatataagaCAAAGTTACCAATGATTTTGGTCTTCAACAAAACGGATGTCAAGGATGCTGAATTTGCTAAGGAATGGATGACAGACTTCGAGTCTTTCCAGGCTGCTctcagagaagaagaggaggcaGGAAGCTTCGGTGGTCTAGAGGGAGGTGCTGGTGGATTaggtggtggtagtggaTATATGGGATCGTTGCTCAATAGCATGAGTCTGATGTTGGAAGAGTTTTACAGTCATTTGAGTGTGGTGGGCGTCAGTTCTATGACTGGTGCGGGTATCGATGAGTTCTTTGAGGCTGTGTCAGAGAAGGCTGAGGAGTTTGAAAGGGATTATAAGCCAGAATTGGAACGTCGAAGAAAACAGAGGGATGCAGAGAAGGAGGAAAATCGAGGAAAGGAATTGGATAAATTGATGAAAGACATGGCCGTTTCGGGAGAGCCTTCATCTTCTAAAGCCACGGGTCCACCAAACGCTAAACCGTCCACCGATATGGATACGCTGAGTGATATGGAGGACTCTGATGACGATCTAGCAGCGGGTGgagatgacgatgaggatggtGGGGACAATATTGAAGGATTAAGCTCAAGATACAAGGCGGCTTTGGCAGATGGAGGAGGCCCATCTAATGCAGACGATCACAGCTTCACTCGATATATTAGAGCAAGTCAGATGAATAATATGCAATAG